Proteins encoded in a region of the Flammeovirga yaeyamensis genome:
- a CDS encoding family 14 glycosylhydrolase, with product MKSFEIRLPYSILETDTCFSQIAPDWSELEKWIVRAKKIGVKKVLVPILWKLVEGEGKASDDPGHYIQYDWSYYRSLIDTLVGYELELAVEFNFHMINNYEQNFLCTLPDWLWGKLMADHHEIKYLSQLKYVNKAGGSTQDAVSLWADHYVMPYYEGLIHSFKNHFQDKANHFCKFIISTAPQGELSYPINECSFPKRNMQCYSSTALDSWDEFVRTNYHSYGEAGDAWGIEVNNREHLFEVFKSNDVLQSRKYNDTKYGNDVTKWYNECLIRHGNRGLHILQSAFSANGYEKSLLCLRLPIAYAEKNLKNMSSQTEVGAGIIAISDERDHKAAYHHTLSSLGNGIDDKRLGFIIPTKSRKEYKVDSSFAGKVKSILEFADTQKAQFFFENESVEGINSHLIWDNAAMWILKQPNVNGFIVNNLKSIFDKISTGSARLQELISKIRDRDGYIERKQKSFRVMGPLHVKTHNARRLLEDRDWQTVSKQLDKMREIGVSSVSIDIWWGLVEGTTSNVFDWSYYDNMVKLIESKGLNWVPILSFHQAGGNVNDDFTQMIPLWLWGKLVEENPTLETIEDLQYVSETGDVSVEYVSLWADTFVLPYYKRFMEAFKQRYSKYAWMTDEINVSLGPAGELRYPSYNAHDWGDYPNRGTLQCYSRLAKEDFQRYILKAYRNLDYVNELWQTQYKDVSDIQMPDAEELFKNNNYSKSRIGIDFFNWYNQSLADHGNRVLREAMDIFNDDDFRTTPIGFKMPGIHWNISDPNLPRVAEITAGLIAPYPGIGAVDRGEYKDMLKKIIDKDFKDRIVLHFTCLEKVNKDWEGYSRAEDLVMWFSNSAKELEIQVMGENALFHELFSETGWEQIEKALTRSNTSYSGITILRMQNLFSDNNFAIEKYADLINRLR from the coding sequence ATGAAGTCATTTGAAATCCGATTGCCTTATTCAATTCTAGAAACTGACACTTGCTTCTCTCAAATAGCTCCCGATTGGAGTGAGCTTGAAAAGTGGATTGTGAGAGCAAAAAAAATTGGTGTCAAAAAAGTTTTGGTTCCCATTCTTTGGAAATTAGTCGAAGGAGAGGGAAAAGCATCAGATGATCCGGGACATTATATTCAATACGATTGGTCGTATTACCGTAGTCTTATTGATACCTTAGTTGGTTATGAATTAGAGTTGGCTGTGGAGTTTAATTTCCATATGATCAACAACTATGAGCAAAACTTCTTATGTACATTACCCGATTGGCTTTGGGGTAAACTAATGGCCGATCATCATGAAATAAAGTACTTAAGTCAGCTTAAATATGTAAATAAAGCGGGAGGTAGTACGCAAGATGCAGTATCTCTTTGGGCAGATCATTATGTCATGCCTTACTATGAAGGTTTAATTCATTCCTTCAAAAATCATTTCCAAGACAAAGCCAATCACTTTTGTAAATTTATTATTTCTACTGCACCTCAAGGAGAGTTGAGTTATCCTATTAATGAGTGTTCTTTTCCTAAAAGAAACATGCAGTGCTATTCGTCTACTGCTTTAGATAGCTGGGATGAGTTTGTAAGAACTAATTATCATTCTTACGGTGAGGCAGGTGATGCTTGGGGGATTGAAGTAAATAATAGAGAACATTTGTTCGAAGTTTTCAAAAGCAATGATGTTCTTCAATCAAGAAAATATAACGATACCAAATACGGAAATGATGTCACAAAATGGTACAATGAGTGCCTAATTAGACATGGTAATAGAGGGTTACATATTTTGCAATCGGCTTTCTCTGCCAATGGGTACGAGAAAAGTTTATTGTGTTTAAGACTTCCAATTGCTTATGCAGAGAAGAACTTAAAAAATATGTCGAGTCAGACCGAGGTGGGTGCAGGTATTATTGCAATTAGTGATGAAAGAGATCATAAAGCTGCCTATCACCATACTTTATCATCTCTAGGAAATGGAATTGATGATAAACGTCTTGGCTTTATTATTCCTACAAAAAGTAGAAAAGAATATAAGGTCGATTCTTCTTTTGCAGGGAAAGTAAAAAGTATTCTTGAATTTGCTGATACCCAAAAAGCACAGTTTTTCTTTGAAAATGAAAGTGTTGAAGGGATCAACTCCCATTTAATTTGGGACAATGCTGCAATGTGGATATTGAAACAGCCGAATGTAAATGGTTTTATTGTCAATAACCTAAAATCAATATTTGATAAGATCTCCACTGGTAGTGCTCGTTTGCAAGAATTAATCTCTAAAATTAGAGACAGAGACGGCTACATCGAAAGAAAACAAAAGTCGTTTAGAGTAATGGGACCACTTCACGTGAAAACTCACAATGCTCGTCGACTTTTAGAAGATAGAGACTGGCAAACAGTTTCTAAACAATTAGATAAAATGAGAGAAATCGGAGTAAGTTCGGTTTCTATAGATATATGGTGGGGATTAGTAGAAGGAACGACTTCGAATGTATTCGATTGGAGTTACTACGATAATATGGTAAAACTTATCGAGTCGAAAGGCTTGAACTGGGTGCCAATTTTATCATTCCACCAAGCAGGAGGTAATGTAAACGACGATTTTACACAGATGATCCCATTATGGTTATGGGGTAAACTAGTGGAAGAAAATCCTACTTTAGAGACTATCGAAGACTTACAATATGTTTCTGAAACAGGAGATGTAAGTGTTGAATACGTTTCATTATGGGCAGATACGTTTGTACTTCCTTATTATAAACGCTTTATGGAGGCCTTCAAGCAACGTTATAGCAAGTATGCTTGGATGACCGACGAAATTAATGTCAGTCTTGGACCTGCAGGTGAGTTAAGATACCCTTCTTACAATGCGCACGATTGGGGTGATTACCCTAACCGAGGAACTTTACAATGCTACAGTAGACTAGCAAAAGAAGATTTCCAAAGGTACATTCTAAAAGCTTACAGAAACCTTGATTATGTAAATGAATTGTGGCAAACACAATACAAAGATGTGTCTGATATCCAAATGCCAGATGCTGAAGAGTTGTTTAAAAATAACAACTATTCGAAATCAAGAATTGGTATTGACTTCTTTAACTGGTACAACCAAAGTCTTGCAGATCATGGTAATCGTGTCCTTCGTGAAGCAATGGATATCTTTAACGATGATGACTTCAGAACAACACCAATTGGTTTTAAAATGCCAGGTATACATTGGAATATCTCCGATCCAAACCTACCAAGGGTAGCAGAAATTACTGCTGGTCTTATTGCTCCTTATCCAGGTATTGGAGCTGTGGATAGAGGTGAATACAAAGATATGTTGAAGAAGATTATCGATAAAGACTTTAAAGATAGAATCGTACTTCACTTTACATGTTTAGAAAAAGTAAACAAAGACTGGGAAGGTTATTCTAGAGCCGAGGACTTAGTGATGTGGTTCAGTAATTCCGCTAAAGAATTAGAAATTCAGGTAATGGGTGAGAATGCCCTATTCCATGAATTATTTTCTGAGACGGGTTGGGAACAAATCGAGAAAGCTTTGACAAGATCGAATACAAGTTATTCTGGTATTACCATTCTTAGAATGCAAAACCTTTTCTCTGATAATAACTTTGCGATTGAAAAATATGCAGATTTGATTAATCGATTAAGATAA